A part of Denitratisoma oestradiolicum genomic DNA contains:
- a CDS encoding chaperone NapD → MNISSAILHALPGDLASLQQQLRELPGVEIHATADKGKLIISIETPGDLETTSIFEAIGKLPQVLSASLVYHQTESDPDKELCYETDAA, encoded by the coding sequence GTGAATATTTCAAGCGCCATCCTCCATGCCCTCCCCGGCGATCTGGCATCGCTGCAACAGCAGTTGCGGGAACTGCCAGGCGTCGAGATTCATGCCACTGCCGACAAAGGCAAGTTGATCATCTCCATCGAGACTCCGGGCGATCTCGAAACCACCAGCATCTTCGAAGCCATCGGCAAGCTGCCCCAAGTGTTGTCGGCTTCCCTGGTCTACCACCAAACCGAATCCGATCCAGACAAGGAGCTCTGCTATGAAACTGACGCGGCGTGA